In the Pseudomonas orientalis genome, one interval contains:
- a CDS encoding type II toxin-antitoxin system YafQ family toxin, with the protein MAKQEKKQKRADIPKQCAQTPEFKKSWERYKRAGRRDMNEVRGVMVMLFLGEQLPAEYRDHALTGNWDGFRECHIGGDFLLIYEHSRADLITFVDLGSHAELFA; encoded by the coding sequence ATGGCGAAGCAGGAGAAGAAGCAAAAACGCGCTGACATACCCAAGCAATGCGCACAGACGCCTGAGTTTAAAAAGTCCTGGGAGCGTTATAAACGCGCCGGGCGTCGAGACATGAATGAAGTACGGGGAGTAATGGTGATGCTTTTTTTAGGCGAACAACTACCCGCCGAGTATCGAGACCATGCGCTTACCGGAAATTGGGACGGATTTAGAGAATGCCATATTGGTGGTGATTTCCTGCTGATTTACGAGCACTCGCGGGCTGACCTGATCACCTTTGTGGACTTGGGGAGCCATGCTGAATTATTTGCTTAG
- a CDS encoding type II toxin-antitoxin system RelB/DinJ family antitoxin → MSALLKTTDVRCRIDEDLKERATAVLNACGLSLSDAMRLFLRQVVTTQGLPFEVRIPSEKTARAMKQAHAIRRQFDSIDDMLRDADGEAGEEAKTR, encoded by the coding sequence ATGTCTGCATTACTGAAAACCACTGATGTGCGTTGTCGCATAGACGAGGATTTGAAGGAGCGTGCCACTGCTGTGCTCAATGCCTGTGGGCTTAGCCTCAGTGACGCCATGCGTCTTTTCCTCCGTCAGGTCGTGACGACGCAAGGGCTGCCTTTCGAGGTACGCATCCCTTCGGAGAAAACCGCTCGCGCCATGAAGCAAGCGCATGCTATCCGTCGCCAGTTCGACTCGATCGATGACATGCTAAGGGACGCCGATGGCGAAGCAGGAGAAGAAGCAAAAACGCGCTGA
- the rimO gene encoding 30S ribosomal protein S12 methylthiotransferase RimO, which produces MSTTIAKANPKVGFVSLGCPKALVDSERILTQLRMEGYDVVSTYQDADVVVVNTCGFIDSAKAESLEVIGEAIKENGKVIVTGCMGVEEGNIRNVHPSVLAVTGPQQYEQVVNAVHQVVPPRQDHNPLIDLVPPQGIKLTPRHYAYLKISEGCNHSCSFCIIPSMRGKLVSRPVGDVLDEAQRLVKSGVKELLVISQDTSAYGVDVKYRTGFWNGVPVKTRMTELCEALSSLGVWVRLHYVYPYPHVDELIPLMAAGKILPYLDIPFQHASPKVLKAMKRPAFEDKTLARIKNWREICPELIIRSTFIVGFPGETEEDFQYLLDWLTEAQLDRVGCFQYSPVEGAPANLLDLAVVPDEVKQDRWERFMAHQQAISSARLQLRIGKEIEVLIDEVDEQGAVGRCFFDAPEIDGNVFIDDASGLKPGDKVWCTVTDADEYDLWAEKRD; this is translated from the coding sequence ATGTCCACCACCATCGCAAAAGCCAACCCCAAGGTTGGCTTTGTTTCCCTGGGTTGCCCGAAGGCTCTGGTCGACTCCGAGCGCATTCTCACGCAACTGCGCATGGAAGGTTATGACGTTGTGTCCACTTACCAGGACGCGGACGTGGTGGTGGTCAACACCTGTGGTTTCATCGACTCGGCCAAGGCAGAGTCCCTGGAAGTGATCGGCGAAGCCATCAAGGAAAACGGCAAGGTCATCGTGACCGGCTGCATGGGCGTGGAAGAAGGCAATATCCGCAACGTACACCCAAGCGTACTCGCCGTGACCGGCCCGCAGCAGTACGAGCAGGTGGTCAACGCCGTGCACCAGGTGGTACCACCACGCCAGGACCACAACCCGCTGATCGACCTGGTGCCGCCGCAAGGCATCAAGCTGACGCCGCGTCACTACGCGTACCTGAAGATTTCCGAAGGCTGCAATCACAGCTGCAGCTTCTGCATCATCCCGTCGATGCGCGGCAAGCTGGTCAGCCGCCCGGTGGGCGATGTGCTGGACGAGGCCCAGCGCCTGGTCAAATCCGGCGTGAAAGAGCTGCTGGTGATTTCCCAAGACACCAGTGCCTACGGCGTCGACGTGAAATACCGCACCGGTTTCTGGAATGGCGTGCCGGTGAAAACCCGCATGACCGAACTCTGCGAAGCCCTCAGCAGCCTGGGCGTGTGGGTGCGCCTGCACTACGTTTACCCGTACCCGCACGTGGACGAGCTGATTCCATTGATGGCCGCCGGCAAGATCCTGCCGTACCTGGACATCCCGTTCCAGCACGCCAGCCCCAAAGTGCTCAAGGCCATGAAACGCCCGGCCTTCGAAGACAAGACCCTGGCGCGTATCAAGAACTGGCGCGAAATCTGCCCGGAACTGATCATCCGCTCCACCTTTATCGTCGGTTTCCCCGGCGAGACCGAAGAAGACTTCCAGTACTTGCTGGACTGGCTGACCGAAGCCCAGCTGGACCGCGTCGGCTGCTTCCAGTACTCGCCGGTCGAAGGCGCTCCGGCCAATCTGCTGGACCTGGCCGTGGTCCCGGACGAGGTCAAGCAGGATCGCTGGGAGCGCTTCATGGCGCATCAACAGGCGATCAGCTCGGCGCGCCTGCAACTGCGCATCGGCAAGGAAATCGAAGTGCTGATCGACGAAGTTGACGAGCAAGGCGCGGTCGGCCGCTGCTTCTTCGATGCGCCGGAGATCGACGGTAACGTGTTTATCGACGATGCCAGCGGCCTGAAGCCGGGCGACAAGGTCTGGTGCACCGTGACCGACGCCGACGAATACGATTTGTGGGCCGAAAAGCGCGACTGA